In one window of Fictibacillus phosphorivorans DNA:
- a CDS encoding putative quinol monooxygenase codes for MTITINAILKANPGKEESLREELIKVVQASRNEEGCISYTLHESTEDPETFVFYEKWRDEDALNRHIDSQHYKAYRKNIETLVQNREVYRLNVIDL; via the coding sequence TTGACAATTACCATTAACGCAATACTCAAAGCAAATCCAGGTAAAGAGGAAAGTTTGCGCGAAGAATTGATTAAGGTTGTACAAGCATCACGTAATGAAGAAGGTTGTATCAGCTATACACTTCACGAATCTACTGAGGATCCTGAGACTTTTGTTTTTTATGAAAAGTGGCGTGATGAAGATGCGCTTAACAGGCACATTGATTCACAGCACTATAAAGCCTATCGTAAGAATATAGAAACGCTTGTACAGAATAGAGAAGTATACCGCTTAAACGTCATCGACCTATAA